In a single window of the Helicoverpa zea isolate HzStark_Cry1AcR chromosome 9, ilHelZeax1.1, whole genome shotgun sequence genome:
- the LOC124632890 gene encoding prominin-like protein isoform X3 → MGAMGRMYKMVVCLWVAAAGWGGAVAEIGSNMNNISGSMLRDLTDVLGMVEVSYSEPVINVSYVASVQFDMRAMGPVYNSTHLVIDAIANKQAYPEGMVTVSDGHAYVKPLKEEWRALLVHYAGPTAVIVVAVLLIAILPLAGLFWCCCYWCRMGRRRRPFDRKYDACLKGILAIILIGLLTLFLFGVVCAFATDSQVETGSAEAADSLKAGIRDAREFLNATQAHARWLLVVNYRELEIKLNSMLYSIGVTASVKLGEFSRAVSVTTLNKLVQQLDGVREQLRSVHALTATLRAKAEELNTGLRKVKNQLLQTLAKCDQPKCRALQDKYKIGQLDTEIQYSQMPDVTELLNNVSALLDSDIKSEVAAGQQVFSDIQRGIQRSVDQHMPDVSQAIADIGKKLAGVADEITWMAGNASAVLQRQESSAAELRRLHATYGPYRRYAGLAAAIALLLITCLLAWGLMCGVCGKRPDVYGASDCCNKGAGSKSLLCGMGAMFLLGSAVTLVLLVYFIVGVATQRFVCDPLTEPRDNRLFGDLEQLVDFENMLFNERRDPDFNMTAALLRCHDNQTIYQVLHLHRLVNLSDTSEAVRGSLTRHVAALRPLLPGERPVAILRPGARDKLRRLADSGLSDFDFERILAALETNMTTLALDSLARQLNSTAASLQRPQLAEEARSLRSAAAALAALMRDVLRPMLDYSAQLNSTATKLRDGLRFNHSSLKDAITYLMHETSEAEVFLNTEGPDRVQNMTAGLADAVALRLEQYVQRLAAAARDSVGRCGPLSNAFNATRDAACRKILMPVNGYWMSLAWCVVLLAPLLLVAARLARLYLHADAYPGPLVEAEYLYDAYADRDNVPLANAYKVEKRSAREPRDGRASPRARARAPAAAPPAPRAAALAPPADHYHARRYNDMAPKHWEEGPPRYLGSTEYERPPPYYYPGPNPVRVSSRDDMTAVQLTPKPPTGSWAEYLGASSGAPRLRRAFSMEDVPPPPSKEPATSWAQYLAASESSLSRPMFPPRAEQRAAPSAPREPVTSWAEYLAASDRQ, encoded by the exons GCATGGTGACGGTGTCGGACGGGCACGCGTACGTCAAGCCGCTGAAGGAGGAGTGGCGCGCGCTGCTCGTGCACTACGCGGGCCCTACCGCCGTCATCGTGGTCGCCGTGCTGCTCATCGCTATCCTGCCCCTGGCCGG CCTGTTCTGGTGCTGCTGCTACTGGTGCCGCATGGGCAGGCGGCGCCGTCCCTTCGACCGCAAGTACGACGCTTGTCTCAAGGGAATCCTCGCCATCATACTCATCGGACTACTCACGCTCTTCTT GTTCGGCGTGGTGTGCGCGTTCGCGACCGACTCGCAGGTGGAGACGGGCAGCGCGGAGGCGGCCGACTCCCTGAAGGCGGGCATCCGGGATGCGCGCGAGTTCCTCAACGCCACTCAGGCGCATGCGCGCTGGCTGCTCGTCGTTAACTACAGAGAGCTGGAGATCAAGCTCAACTCCATGCTGTACA GTATTGGCGTGACGGCGTCGGTGAAGCTGGGCGAGTTCTCGCGCGCGGTGTCGGTCACGACGCTCAACAAGCTGGTGCAGCAGCTGGACGGCGTGCGCGAGCAGCTGCGCAGCGTGCACGCGCTCACCGCCACGCTGCGCGCCAAGGCCGAGGAGCTCAACACCG GCCTCCGCAAGGTCAAGAACCAGCTGCTGCAGACGCTCGCCAAGTGCGACCAGCCCAAGTGCCGCGCGCTACAGGACAAGTACAAGATCGGCCAGCTCGACACCGAGATACAGTACAGCCAG ATGCCGGACGTGACGGAGTTGCTGAACAACGTGTCGGCGCTGCTAGACAGCGACATCAAGAGCGAGGTGGCGGCGGGGCAGCAGGTGTTCAGCGACATCCAGCGCGGCATCCAGCGCTCCGTGGACCAGCACATGCCCGACGTCTCGCAAGCCATCGCTGACATCG GCAAGAAGTTGGCGGGCGTGGCGGACGAGATCACGTGGATGGCCGGCAACGCCAGCGCAGTGCTGCAGCGGCAGGAGTCGAGCGCGGCAGAGCTGCGGCGCCTACACGCCACCTACGGGCCCTACCGCCGCTACGCCGGCCTGGCCGCCGCCATCGCACTGCTGCTG ATCACGTGCCTGCTGGCGTGGGGGCTCATGTGCGGCGTGTGCGGCAAGCGCCCCGACGTGTACGGCGCCAGCGACTGCTGCAACAAGGGCGCCGGCTCCAAGAGCCTGCTCTG cgGCATGGGCGCCATGTTCCTGCTGGGCAGCGCCGTCACGCTGGTGCTGCTCGTCTACTTCATCGTCGGCGTCGCCACACAGCGCTTCGTCTGCGACCCTCTCAC TGAGCCGCGCGACAACCGTCTGTTCGGCGACCTGGAGCAGCTGGTGGACTTCGAGAACATGCTGTTCAACGAGCGCCGCGACCCCGACTTCAACATGACGGCCGCGCTGCTGCGCTGCCACGACAACCAGACCATCTACCAG GTGCTGCACCTGCACCGGCTGGTGAACCTGTCGGACACGAGCGAGGCGGTGCGGGGCTCGCTGACGCGGCACGTGGCGGCGCTGCGGCCGCTGCTGCCGGGCGAGCGGCCCGTGGCCATCCTGCGGCCCGGCGCGCGCGACAAGCTGCGGCGCCTGGCCGACAGCGGGCTCTCCGACTTCGACTTCGAGCGCATCCTGGCGGCGCTGGAGACCAACATGACGACGCTGGCGCTGGACTCGCTGGCGCGGCAGCTGAACAGCACGGCGGCGTCGCTGCAGCGGCCGCAGCTGGCGGAGGAGGCGCGGTCGCTgcgcagcgcggcggcggcgctggcggcgctcATGCGCGACGTGCTGCGGCCCATGCTCGACTACTCCGCGCAGCTCAAC AGTACGGCGACGAAGCTGCGCGACGGGCTGCGCTTCAACCACTCGTCGCTGAAGGACGCCATCACGTACCTCATGCACGAGACCAGCGAGGCCGAGGTCTTCCTCAACACCGAGGGGCCCGACCGCGTGCAGAAC ATGACGGCGGGGCTGGCGGACGCGGTGGCGCTGCGGCTGGAGCAGTACGTGCAGcggctggcggcggcggcgcgggactCGGTGGGGCGCTGCGGCCCGCTGTCCAACGCCTTCAACGCCACGCGCGACGCCGCCTGCAGGAAGATACTCATGCCCGTC AACGGCTACTGGATGTCGCTGGCGTGGTGCGTGGTGCTGCTGGCGCCGCTGCTGCTGGTGGCGGCGCGGCTGGCGCGGCTGTACCTGCACGCCGACGCCTACCCCGGCCCGCTCGTCGAGGC CGAATATTTGTATGACGCGTACGCGGACCGCGATAACGTACCCCTTGCCAA CGCCTACAAGGTGGAGAAGCGGTCGGCGCGGGAGCCCCGCGACGGGCGCGCGTcgccccgcgcccgcgcgcgcgcgcccgccgccgcgccgcccgcgccgcgcgccgccgccctgGCGCCGCCCGCTGACCACTACCACGCGCGCAGATATAATGATATGGCGCCAAA GCACTGGGAAGAAGGACCTCCCCGCTACCTCGGCTCTACTGAGTACGAGCGACCCCCTCCATACTACTATCCCGGACCAAA TCCTGTGAGAGTGAGCTCGAGAGACGACATGACAGCTGTGCAGTTGACGCCGAAGCCCCCGACCGGCAGCTGGGCGGAGTATCTGGGAGCTAG tTCGGGTGCCCCTAGACTCAGAAGAGCGTTTAGTATGGAGGACGTACCTCCGCCGCCGAGCAAGGAACCCGCGACCAGTTGGGCGCAGTACTTGGCAGCTAG CGAGAGTTCCCTGAGTCGTCCAATGTTCCCCCCCCGCGCGGAGCAGCGAGCCGCTCCGTCCGCGCCGCGCGAGCCCGTCACTAGTTGGGCAGAGTATTTAGCCGCTAG CGATAGACAGTAA
- the LOC124632890 gene encoding prominin-like protein isoform X5: MGAMGRMYKMVVCLWVAAAGWGGAVAEIGSNMNNISGSMLRDLTDVLGMVEVSYSEPVINVSYVASVQFDMRAMGPVYNSTHLVIDAIANKQAYPEGMVTVSDGHAYVKPLKEEWRALLVHYAGPTAVIVVAVLLIAILPLAGLFWCCCYWCRMGRRRRPFDRKYDACLKGILAIILIGLLTLFLFGVVCAFATDSQVETGSAEAADSLKAGIRDAREFLNATQAHARWLLVVNYRELEIKLNSMLYSIGVTASVKLGEFSRAVSVTTLNKLVQQLDGVREQLRSVHALTATLRAKAEELNTGLRKVKNQLLQTLAKCDQPKCRALQDKYKIGQLDTEIQYSQMPDVTELLNNVSALLDSDIKSEVAAGQQVFSDIQRGIQRSVDQHMPDVSQAIADIGKKLAGVADEITWMAGNASAVLQRQESSAAELRRLHATYGPYRRYAGLAAAIALLLITCLLAWGLMCGVCGKRPDVYGASDCCNKGAGSKSLLCGMGAMFLLGSAVTLVLLVYFIVGVATQRFVCDPLTEPRDNRLFGDLEQLVDFENMLFNERRDPDFNMTAALLRCHDNQTIYQVLHLHRLVNLSDTSEAVRGSLTRHVAALRPLLPGERPVAILRPGARDKLRRLADSGLSDFDFERILAALETNMTTLALDSLARQLNSTAASLQRPQLAEEARSLRSAAAALAALMRDVLRPMLDYSAQLNSTATKLRDGLRFNHSSLKDAITYLMHETSEAEVFLNTEGPDRVQNMTAGLADAVALRLEQYVQRLAAAARDSVGRCGPLSNAFNATRDAACRKILMPVNGYWMSLAWCVVLLAPLLLVAARLARLYLHADAYPGPLVEAEYLYDAYADRDNVPLANAYKVEKRSAREPRDGRASPRARARAPAAAPPAPRAAALAPPADHYHARRYNDMAPKHWEEGPPRYLGSTEYERPPPYYYPGPKRRRSAGAGGRGRADYLPDSPVRVSSRDDMTAVQLTPKPPTGSWAEYLGASSGAPRLRRAFSMEDVPPPPSKEPATSWAQYLAASESSLSRPMFPPRAEQRAAPSAPREPVTSWAEYLAARYYYTPCVVVLSHLTMVSHIFVVNARLFRPMDYLANCTITSSF; this comes from the exons GCATGGTGACGGTGTCGGACGGGCACGCGTACGTCAAGCCGCTGAAGGAGGAGTGGCGCGCGCTGCTCGTGCACTACGCGGGCCCTACCGCCGTCATCGTGGTCGCCGTGCTGCTCATCGCTATCCTGCCCCTGGCCGG CCTGTTCTGGTGCTGCTGCTACTGGTGCCGCATGGGCAGGCGGCGCCGTCCCTTCGACCGCAAGTACGACGCTTGTCTCAAGGGAATCCTCGCCATCATACTCATCGGACTACTCACGCTCTTCTT GTTCGGCGTGGTGTGCGCGTTCGCGACCGACTCGCAGGTGGAGACGGGCAGCGCGGAGGCGGCCGACTCCCTGAAGGCGGGCATCCGGGATGCGCGCGAGTTCCTCAACGCCACTCAGGCGCATGCGCGCTGGCTGCTCGTCGTTAACTACAGAGAGCTGGAGATCAAGCTCAACTCCATGCTGTACA GTATTGGCGTGACGGCGTCGGTGAAGCTGGGCGAGTTCTCGCGCGCGGTGTCGGTCACGACGCTCAACAAGCTGGTGCAGCAGCTGGACGGCGTGCGCGAGCAGCTGCGCAGCGTGCACGCGCTCACCGCCACGCTGCGCGCCAAGGCCGAGGAGCTCAACACCG GCCTCCGCAAGGTCAAGAACCAGCTGCTGCAGACGCTCGCCAAGTGCGACCAGCCCAAGTGCCGCGCGCTACAGGACAAGTACAAGATCGGCCAGCTCGACACCGAGATACAGTACAGCCAG ATGCCGGACGTGACGGAGTTGCTGAACAACGTGTCGGCGCTGCTAGACAGCGACATCAAGAGCGAGGTGGCGGCGGGGCAGCAGGTGTTCAGCGACATCCAGCGCGGCATCCAGCGCTCCGTGGACCAGCACATGCCCGACGTCTCGCAAGCCATCGCTGACATCG GCAAGAAGTTGGCGGGCGTGGCGGACGAGATCACGTGGATGGCCGGCAACGCCAGCGCAGTGCTGCAGCGGCAGGAGTCGAGCGCGGCAGAGCTGCGGCGCCTACACGCCACCTACGGGCCCTACCGCCGCTACGCCGGCCTGGCCGCCGCCATCGCACTGCTGCTG ATCACGTGCCTGCTGGCGTGGGGGCTCATGTGCGGCGTGTGCGGCAAGCGCCCCGACGTGTACGGCGCCAGCGACTGCTGCAACAAGGGCGCCGGCTCCAAGAGCCTGCTCTG cgGCATGGGCGCCATGTTCCTGCTGGGCAGCGCCGTCACGCTGGTGCTGCTCGTCTACTTCATCGTCGGCGTCGCCACACAGCGCTTCGTCTGCGACCCTCTCAC TGAGCCGCGCGACAACCGTCTGTTCGGCGACCTGGAGCAGCTGGTGGACTTCGAGAACATGCTGTTCAACGAGCGCCGCGACCCCGACTTCAACATGACGGCCGCGCTGCTGCGCTGCCACGACAACCAGACCATCTACCAG GTGCTGCACCTGCACCGGCTGGTGAACCTGTCGGACACGAGCGAGGCGGTGCGGGGCTCGCTGACGCGGCACGTGGCGGCGCTGCGGCCGCTGCTGCCGGGCGAGCGGCCCGTGGCCATCCTGCGGCCCGGCGCGCGCGACAAGCTGCGGCGCCTGGCCGACAGCGGGCTCTCCGACTTCGACTTCGAGCGCATCCTGGCGGCGCTGGAGACCAACATGACGACGCTGGCGCTGGACTCGCTGGCGCGGCAGCTGAACAGCACGGCGGCGTCGCTGCAGCGGCCGCAGCTGGCGGAGGAGGCGCGGTCGCTgcgcagcgcggcggcggcgctggcggcgctcATGCGCGACGTGCTGCGGCCCATGCTCGACTACTCCGCGCAGCTCAAC AGTACGGCGACGAAGCTGCGCGACGGGCTGCGCTTCAACCACTCGTCGCTGAAGGACGCCATCACGTACCTCATGCACGAGACCAGCGAGGCCGAGGTCTTCCTCAACACCGAGGGGCCCGACCGCGTGCAGAAC ATGACGGCGGGGCTGGCGGACGCGGTGGCGCTGCGGCTGGAGCAGTACGTGCAGcggctggcggcggcggcgcgggactCGGTGGGGCGCTGCGGCCCGCTGTCCAACGCCTTCAACGCCACGCGCGACGCCGCCTGCAGGAAGATACTCATGCCCGTC AACGGCTACTGGATGTCGCTGGCGTGGTGCGTGGTGCTGCTGGCGCCGCTGCTGCTGGTGGCGGCGCGGCTGGCGCGGCTGTACCTGCACGCCGACGCCTACCCCGGCCCGCTCGTCGAGGC CGAATATTTGTATGACGCGTACGCGGACCGCGATAACGTACCCCTTGCCAA CGCCTACAAGGTGGAGAAGCGGTCGGCGCGGGAGCCCCGCGACGGGCGCGCGTcgccccgcgcccgcgcgcgcgcgcccgccgccgcgccgcccgcgccgcgcgccgccgccctgGCGCCGCCCGCTGACCACTACCACGCGCGCAGATATAATGATATGGCGCCAAA GCACTGGGAAGAAGGACCTCCCCGCTACCTCGGCTCTACTGAGTACGAGCGACCCCCTCCATACTACTATCCCGGACCAAA ACGGCGTCGctcggcgggcgcgggcggccgCGGCCGGGCGGACTACTTGCCCGATAG TCCTGTGAGAGTGAGCTCGAGAGACGACATGACAGCTGTGCAGTTGACGCCGAAGCCCCCGACCGGCAGCTGGGCGGAGTATCTGGGAGCTAG tTCGGGTGCCCCTAGACTCAGAAGAGCGTTTAGTATGGAGGACGTACCTCCGCCGCCGAGCAAGGAACCCGCGACCAGTTGGGCGCAGTACTTGGCAGCTAG CGAGAGTTCCCTGAGTCGTCCAATGTTCCCCCCCCGCGCGGAGCAGCGAGCCGCTCCGTCCGCGCCGCGCGAGCCCGTCACTAGTTGGGCAGAGTATTTAGCCGCTAGGTATTATTATACACCCTGTGTTGTTGTGCTCTCTCATTTGACCATGGTGTCCCACATTTTCGTCGTGAATGCGAGGTTATTCAGACCAATGGATTACTTGGCTAACTGCACTATCACATCATCTTTTTGA
- the LOC124632890 gene encoding prominin-like protein isoform X2, translating to MGAMGRMYKMVVCLWVAAAGWGGAVAEIGSNMNNISGSMLRDLTDVLGMVEVSYSEPVINVSYVASVQFDMRAMGPVYNSTHLVIDAIANKQAYPEGMVTVSDGHAYVKPLKEEWRALLVHYAGPTAVIVVAVLLIAILPLAGLFWCCCYWCRMGRRRRPFDRKYDACLKGILAIILIGLLTLFLFGVVCAFATDSQVETGSAEAADSLKAGIRDAREFLNATQAHARWLLVVNYRELEIKLNSMLYSIGVTASVKLGEFSRAVSVTTLNKLVQQLDGVREQLRSVHALTATLRAKAEELNTGLRKVKNQLLQTLAKCDQPKCRALQDKYKIGQLDTEIQYSQMPDVTELLNNVSALLDSDIKSEVAAGQQVFSDIQRGIQRSVDQHMPDVSQAIADIGKKLAGVADEITWMAGNASAVLQRQESSAAELRRLHATYGPYRRYAGLAAAIALLLITCLLAWGLMCGVCGKRPDVYGASDCCNKGAGSKSLLCGMGAMFLLGSAVTLVLLVYFIVGVATQRFVCDPLTEPRDNRLFGDLEQLVDFENMLFNERRDPDFNMTAALLRCHDNQTIYQVLHLHRLVNLSDTSEAVRGSLTRHVAALRPLLPGERPVAILRPGARDKLRRLADSGLSDFDFERILAALETNMTTLALDSLARQLNSTAASLQRPQLAEEARSLRSAAAALAALMRDVLRPMLDYSAQLNSTATKLRDGLRFNHSSLKDAITYLMHETSEAEVFLNTEGPDRVQNMTAGLADAVALRLEQYVQRLAAAARDSVGRCGPLSNAFNATRDAACRKILMPVNGYWMSLAWCVVLLAPLLLVAARLARLYLHADAYPGPLVEAAYKVEKRSAREPRDGRASPRARARAPAAAPPAPRAAALAPPADHYHARRYNDMAPKHWEEGPPRYLGSTEYERPPPYYYPGPNPVRVSSRDDMTAVQLTPKPPTGSWAEYLGASSGAPRLRRAFSMEDVPPPPSKEPATSWAQYLAASESSLSRPMFPPRAEQRAAPSAPREPVTSWAEYLAASPSAPVFPEPRRRSGGEWAAQGTGWSWAQYLGGRASDRQ from the exons GCATGGTGACGGTGTCGGACGGGCACGCGTACGTCAAGCCGCTGAAGGAGGAGTGGCGCGCGCTGCTCGTGCACTACGCGGGCCCTACCGCCGTCATCGTGGTCGCCGTGCTGCTCATCGCTATCCTGCCCCTGGCCGG CCTGTTCTGGTGCTGCTGCTACTGGTGCCGCATGGGCAGGCGGCGCCGTCCCTTCGACCGCAAGTACGACGCTTGTCTCAAGGGAATCCTCGCCATCATACTCATCGGACTACTCACGCTCTTCTT GTTCGGCGTGGTGTGCGCGTTCGCGACCGACTCGCAGGTGGAGACGGGCAGCGCGGAGGCGGCCGACTCCCTGAAGGCGGGCATCCGGGATGCGCGCGAGTTCCTCAACGCCACTCAGGCGCATGCGCGCTGGCTGCTCGTCGTTAACTACAGAGAGCTGGAGATCAAGCTCAACTCCATGCTGTACA GTATTGGCGTGACGGCGTCGGTGAAGCTGGGCGAGTTCTCGCGCGCGGTGTCGGTCACGACGCTCAACAAGCTGGTGCAGCAGCTGGACGGCGTGCGCGAGCAGCTGCGCAGCGTGCACGCGCTCACCGCCACGCTGCGCGCCAAGGCCGAGGAGCTCAACACCG GCCTCCGCAAGGTCAAGAACCAGCTGCTGCAGACGCTCGCCAAGTGCGACCAGCCCAAGTGCCGCGCGCTACAGGACAAGTACAAGATCGGCCAGCTCGACACCGAGATACAGTACAGCCAG ATGCCGGACGTGACGGAGTTGCTGAACAACGTGTCGGCGCTGCTAGACAGCGACATCAAGAGCGAGGTGGCGGCGGGGCAGCAGGTGTTCAGCGACATCCAGCGCGGCATCCAGCGCTCCGTGGACCAGCACATGCCCGACGTCTCGCAAGCCATCGCTGACATCG GCAAGAAGTTGGCGGGCGTGGCGGACGAGATCACGTGGATGGCCGGCAACGCCAGCGCAGTGCTGCAGCGGCAGGAGTCGAGCGCGGCAGAGCTGCGGCGCCTACACGCCACCTACGGGCCCTACCGCCGCTACGCCGGCCTGGCCGCCGCCATCGCACTGCTGCTG ATCACGTGCCTGCTGGCGTGGGGGCTCATGTGCGGCGTGTGCGGCAAGCGCCCCGACGTGTACGGCGCCAGCGACTGCTGCAACAAGGGCGCCGGCTCCAAGAGCCTGCTCTG cgGCATGGGCGCCATGTTCCTGCTGGGCAGCGCCGTCACGCTGGTGCTGCTCGTCTACTTCATCGTCGGCGTCGCCACACAGCGCTTCGTCTGCGACCCTCTCAC TGAGCCGCGCGACAACCGTCTGTTCGGCGACCTGGAGCAGCTGGTGGACTTCGAGAACATGCTGTTCAACGAGCGCCGCGACCCCGACTTCAACATGACGGCCGCGCTGCTGCGCTGCCACGACAACCAGACCATCTACCAG GTGCTGCACCTGCACCGGCTGGTGAACCTGTCGGACACGAGCGAGGCGGTGCGGGGCTCGCTGACGCGGCACGTGGCGGCGCTGCGGCCGCTGCTGCCGGGCGAGCGGCCCGTGGCCATCCTGCGGCCCGGCGCGCGCGACAAGCTGCGGCGCCTGGCCGACAGCGGGCTCTCCGACTTCGACTTCGAGCGCATCCTGGCGGCGCTGGAGACCAACATGACGACGCTGGCGCTGGACTCGCTGGCGCGGCAGCTGAACAGCACGGCGGCGTCGCTGCAGCGGCCGCAGCTGGCGGAGGAGGCGCGGTCGCTgcgcagcgcggcggcggcgctggcggcgctcATGCGCGACGTGCTGCGGCCCATGCTCGACTACTCCGCGCAGCTCAAC AGTACGGCGACGAAGCTGCGCGACGGGCTGCGCTTCAACCACTCGTCGCTGAAGGACGCCATCACGTACCTCATGCACGAGACCAGCGAGGCCGAGGTCTTCCTCAACACCGAGGGGCCCGACCGCGTGCAGAAC ATGACGGCGGGGCTGGCGGACGCGGTGGCGCTGCGGCTGGAGCAGTACGTGCAGcggctggcggcggcggcgcgggactCGGTGGGGCGCTGCGGCCCGCTGTCCAACGCCTTCAACGCCACGCGCGACGCCGCCTGCAGGAAGATACTCATGCCCGTC AACGGCTACTGGATGTCGCTGGCGTGGTGCGTGGTGCTGCTGGCGCCGCTGCTGCTGGTGGCGGCGCGGCTGGCGCGGCTGTACCTGCACGCCGACGCCTACCCCGGCCCGCTCGTCGAGGC CGCCTACAAGGTGGAGAAGCGGTCGGCGCGGGAGCCCCGCGACGGGCGCGCGTcgccccgcgcccgcgcgcgcgcgcccgccgccgcgccgcccgcgccgcgcgccgccgccctgGCGCCGCCCGCTGACCACTACCACGCGCGCAGATATAATGATATGGCGCCAAA GCACTGGGAAGAAGGACCTCCCCGCTACCTCGGCTCTACTGAGTACGAGCGACCCCCTCCATACTACTATCCCGGACCAAA TCCTGTGAGAGTGAGCTCGAGAGACGACATGACAGCTGTGCAGTTGACGCCGAAGCCCCCGACCGGCAGCTGGGCGGAGTATCTGGGAGCTAG tTCGGGTGCCCCTAGACTCAGAAGAGCGTTTAGTATGGAGGACGTACCTCCGCCGCCGAGCAAGGAACCCGCGACCAGTTGGGCGCAGTACTTGGCAGCTAG CGAGAGTTCCCTGAGTCGTCCAATGTTCCCCCCCCGCGCGGAGCAGCGAGCCGCTCCGTCCGCGCCGCGCGAGCCCGTCACTAGTTGGGCAGAGTATTTAGCCGCTAG TCCCAGCGCGCCAGTGTTCCCGGAGCCGCGGCGGCGCAGCGGCGGCGAGTGGGCCGCGCAGGGCACCGGCTGGAGCTGGGCGCAGTACCTCGGCGGCCGAGCGAG CGATAGACAGTAA